AGAGAAGCCGCGGGGACCTCGGTGGCGGTGCCGTATGACGCAGTACCCAGCGTCGCATCGTGACTCGCATCGAGGATCGGAAGCACTTCGTGCCGGAAGCGGGCCGAGCCACCCCGCACTTGACCGCCTGGATGAGGACGGCTAGGCCGTGTCCGGCGGATCTTCGTGGATCAGCCTGCGGCGTCTGGTGCCGTGCATCGCAAGGCGGAGGATCGTCCTCGTACTGGGCGTACTCGGATGACTCCGACAACGCGGCGAGGTGCGGTGCCAGGCGTCGCGGGCCCACGAAGATCCGCCGGACACGGCCTAGTGCCGCATCAGGCAACGTTCGCCCTGTCGACCACGGCTCATGTGTCACAGCGCCCGGCGCATGCAGACCCGCGGCCACCGGTCCAGGCCATGCACCGCTTCGCGCTCGCGGATCTTCCTCAGACCGGGAGCGAGACTGCTGTCGTCCATGAGCTGAAAACCACACCGTGCGTAGTAGGGCGCGTTCCATGGGACCTGGGCGAACGTGGTGAGAGTGAGGGCGGGCACACCTTCGCTCGTGGCGTGTGCTGCCAGATGGTCCAGTAGCGACCGGCCCAGACCGCGGTGCGCGCTGTCCGGGTGCACTGAGACCTGCTCGATGTGGAGGTTGCCGTCGACGCGGTCGGCGATCAGGTAGGCGACCGGGGCGTCAGCCTCGTCGGCCACGATCCAGGCCAGCCCGGCGCGGTGGTAGCGGGCGAGCTCACCGAGTGGGAGCGGCTCGTCTTCGGCGATCTCCGTCATGCTGACGTCCCGGAAGCACTGCCCGGCGGCCCTCTCGATGTCCTGGAGAACGGGCAGTTCGTCCAGGTGCACGGCTCGGATGCGCATGGACGCATTCTCCACGACACTCCGGATGACATCACCGATCAACCGGATGACGCCACCGGTCAAGAAGGCGTCCCGGCCGGGCTTGGCCTGCCGGCGCAGCGCCGCTGGACCGCCATCGCCGGCGTCACCTGAGCCGCCTTCGCCACCAACCTCAAGTCCCACAGCCGCTCATGGGAAGGCGCGCGCTCCGAGCAGGGGCGGCTTCAGGAGATGCAATACCCGCTGCGCGGTCCCAGCCACAGTGGGCCGCAGCCGTAGGCGGTCCAGTTGCAATACGGTTCGCCGTAGCACACGGTGTCGCAGCTTGCGCCTGTTCCGCACTGGGAATTGCAGTCGAGGACCTGGATGCTCTGATCGCTCCGAGCCGCGCTCTGCGTGTCGGCAGGGCCCAGCGTCATGAGAATCGCGCGCGCCCCGCTCTCGCCGAACGCCGCCACGGCCGCTGTCTCCAGCCCTTCGACGGCTGTTCGCTGCTGGCGCCCCGCGATGATCTGCGGTGCCAGCCGCATCGCGTCGTCCAGGACGGCGGACTGCTCGGCCGACAGGCCGGGATGCGTCTTCCGGTAGTTCGCGAAGTGCGCCACCCACAGATCACTTCGGACCGAAGCGGACAGCGCGCCGTAAACGGCGCGCCGACAGTCCGCGGGGTAGGAGGCGAACTCGGAGTAGCCGGAGGGCAACCGGTCGAGATTGGCCTTCACCCATCGCGACGCCTTACTGCCCTTGGCGCGGGTCAGGGCCTGCGCGGGTGAGGCTGCCAGGCCACCGGTGATCAGAAACGTTCCCAGGGCCAGCCCCGGCACGGCCTTGAGGATTCCGCGGCGGCCCGGGGACCGCAGCACATCGAGGTCGCCGAGCGCACGCACCACCCGCAGTGAGTCCGATGGGCCCAACAGCCGCGCCAGGCGGAGGGACAGCGCGGTCCCGGTCCAGGCCCGCACCTGGTCGCCGTCGACCGCCAACAGGGTCGGGGCCCACTCGGCCCCTTCCCTCAGGGCACGCGCACGCAGGCCTCGAATACGGGGTTCCGTGAGGCCCGCGGTGGTCAACGTGCCGTCGACGGACACGCGAACCCGATTCACTACTTCTTCACAGAATCGGCAGTCGGTGTCGAATGCCAATATCCACTCGGTCACGAGCTTCCCCCACGTTGGTGTGACAACCCGCCCCATGGTGCCCGTCCAGTGTGTTTTTTCACGCAGATCGTAGCGCGCCGTTCAGTAGTCCTGCGGACCTCGATCTTTCGTGATGGGCCGTCGACGAAATCTGAGTCCCATTTCCTCGCCGATACCCGATACCCGATACCCAATACCCGATACCGCGCAGGCCGTGGGCCCGGGTGCCGTCTGGAGTGAACGCCGGTTTCCACTGCTTCGGGTGAGAGGCAAGGACAGTTCGTTGCCGCAGGGCCACTTGGGTTGACGCCCGTTTCGCCGATGCCGCAGTAGCCCGCCGGGTTCTTGTCCAGGTACTGCTGGTGGTTACGGTCACTGTAGGGACTGCATGCTCCCATTCGCATCCCGGCACGTGTTCCTGACCCGCGTCACCTCAAAGCATGGTCATGACGGTGCCGTCGACAGTCACGACTTGGCCATCCCGAAGACAGCGGTGTTCCAGGCCGGTACGTGCGAGCCATGCTGCGGCCCGCTCTGCCGCCGGAGCCTCCTGGTGATCGGATCGCCAGTGCGGCACGATGCGGAAAGGCACAAGACCGAGGCCGATAGGCTGTGACTCCGGGGGGTAGCCTGCGGGGAGGACTCCAGGGTCATCCATCAGATGGATGCCCCGGAGATCGGGCCCGGCCACACAAGCTCCTGCCGAGTAGCCGCCGTAGGTGAATTGCGCTGTGCTCGTGCGTTGTCGAAGAGCGGGCCCGAAGCCACAGGCGTTCATGGCGCGGGCGAGTACGAATGCGTTGCCGCCGAGGGCCCAGACCATGTCGAGGGTGGCCAGCCGAGTGCTCAGAGTGGCGGGGGCTGAAAAGTAGTCTCGAAGATCGAGCTCTTCGCACTGATACCCCCACGACGCCAGGGTCCTGTCCTCACGGCTGAAATCACGATTCCGCGAGCTGCCGTACTGATCGAGTGCGTTCAAGATGACGCCTGCCCGACCGGTGACAGGTGGTGGCAGCACCGTGGGGCGCCTTACACCGTCGAGCACATAGGAACTGAGCAACAGTTCCAACGAACACCCCTTGGCGTCGGCTGGGCGAAAGTCGTCTCTCGGTAACCCGAGCGGCGCCTCCCCATTCTCCAAGGTGTTGCCTGGGCGGGATCGGCGTACCGATCTCTGGCTTGGGGGCCGGGATGGGGCACCGCGGACAGGCGTCCCGGCCTGAAGCCTAAGCCCCGCGGGCAACGGCAGCCTGACGGCCCACCTTCACGTGAGCCGTCAGGCAACAGGAACTCAGGGCATTGGTTCCGCTAGCCCGCGGTGACGTCAGCCCTGTGAGGGAGCGATGCCGATCGGGCACGAAAGCCCCGTCCCTACGAGGGTGTATCCATGTGACCCATGGCGAACTTAACGGGAACGCGACGAGCAGCGATCTACTGCCGGATCAGCCAGGACCGGGGCGGCGCGGGACTCGGTGTAGCACGGCAGGAGGAAGACTGCCGGGCACTGTGCACCCGCCTGGGGTGGGAGGTCGTAGCCGTTCACACGGACAACGACGTGAGCGCCTATTCGGGGGCGCCGCGTCCAGAGTGGACGGAACTCCTCGCGGCAGTGCGCCGGGGTGAGATCGACGCGATAGCGGTGTGGCACGTGGACAGGATGACCCGCTCACCGCGCGAGCTGGAAGACGTCATTGACCTTGCCGACCGGCACGGCGTCGAGCTGGCCACGGTGAGCGGTGAGATCGATCTTGCAACACCGACCGGCCGCATGGTCGCCCGCATGCTCGGGGCGGCAGCTCGC
The nucleotide sequence above comes from Streptomyces sp. TS71-3. Encoded proteins:
- a CDS encoding GNAT family N-acetyltransferase encodes the protein MRIRAVHLDELPVLQDIERAAGQCFRDVSMTEIAEDEPLPLGELARYHRAGLAWIVADEADAPVAYLIADRVDGNLHIEQVSVHPDSAHRGLGRSLLDHLAAHATSEGVPALTLTTFAQVPWNAPYYARCGFQLMDDSSLAPGLRKIREREAVHGLDRWPRVCMRRAL
- a CDS encoding bacteriocin fulvocin C-related protein; this encodes MTEWILAFDTDCRFCEEVVNRVRVSVDGTLTTAGLTEPRIRGLRARALREGAEWAPTLLAVDGDQVRAWTGTALSLRLARLLGPSDSLRVVRALGDLDVLRSPGRRGILKAVPGLALGTFLITGGLAASPAQALTRAKGSKASRWVKANLDRLPSGYSEFASYPADCRRAVYGALSASVRSDLWVAHFANYRKTHPGLSAEQSAVLDDAMRLAPQIIAGRQQRTAVEGLETAAVAAFGESGARAILMTLGPADTQSAARSDQSIQVLDCNSQCGTGASCDTVCYGEPYCNWTAYGCGPLWLGPRSGYCIS
- a CDS encoding Type 1 glutamine amidotransferase-like domain-containing protein, yielding MELLLSSYVLDGVRRPTVLPPPVTGRAGVILNALDQYGSSRNRDFSREDRTLASWGYQCEELDLRDYFSAPATLSTRLATLDMVWALGGNAFVLARAMNACGFGPALRQRTSTAQFTYGGYSAGACVAGPDLRGIHLMDDPGVLPAGYPPESQPIGLGLVPFRIVPHWRSDHQEAPAAERAAAWLARTGLEHRCLRDGQVVTVDGTVMTML